AATTAAATGGCAATGCTATGTTCTTTTAATTTTTTATATAAACGGGACTTTTTGCGGGCTGCCGCGTTTTTATGGATTACACCTTTTGAAGCGGCCTTATCAAGGGCTTTAACGGCACCAATGAGGGCGCTTTTTATGTTTTCAACATCCTGCAATTTCAGCGCTTCGTTGAATTTTTTGATCGCAGCCTTAATCTTTGACTTTACGAGCCGGTTCCGCAGCGTCCTCTTCCTGGCTTGGCGCATCTTCTTTTTAGCAGAAGCTGTATTTGGCAAACGTTTCACCCCC
The DNA window shown above is from Thermosediminibacter oceani DSM 16646 and carries:
- the rpsT gene encoding 30S ribosomal protein S20, with amino-acid sequence MPNTASAKKKMRQARKRTLRNRLVKSKIKAAIKKFNEALKLQDVENIKSALIGAVKALDKAASKGVIHKNAAARKKSRLYKKLKEHSIAI